Below is a window of Vicugna pacos chromosome 20, VicPac4, whole genome shotgun sequence DNA.
cttatacagggccccaaagtgcttgcttctctctcctctctgggccatgaagatagtgggaagacagccatcttcgagctggcaatcctctcccagatacattgaccttgaaagcctcagcctccaaaccataaggaatatgctggttgtttaagccacccgacacacggtaatttgttacagaatcccagactgacgaagacagtggagaatgccactgcgtttggcactgattgcctggagaatgctgaaacccagggaagtgggcagcacagacgtttactcatttaatcctgccaacactgtaggggatagagtctacattttcctcgctatttaaaaggtaaggaaaaagaggcacaaataataacaatgacaacgacaacaacagcaacaacagcaacaataatttgtccaagattcacacagaactccctggagggagagtgagaattaatacttatgcaggctggccccagagcccctgctcataactactaagtcagatcaccttgcttatttagatcagttttttttcaactgtgatatgagtgtactgtgtccagtaacttataatttcaaaatacctcactgtaagggaaacattagttgcaggcattacaacccacagaaagctagacatacaaaaataacttgttagggcaagataaccaataatgtttttaaatattatacctgctgaccctttgcaataaagtgtttatttataattctgtctggctacagaataacatcataatcctgcatgtggctggtggctcccgtgttggacagcacgggtctagagaatttaaatgacttgcccagccttgcccaggaagctcgtggtgggatcagagctatagtctgggactgttccttcctatccaacaattccctcatggaagtttagaagcttctcctttggtgcccagctgtctatccgtacttatgacatcttgtcaggtgccccggcctggtcctgaacatcagccagaacccacttctgctcttttttggccaggtaataccttctagcaacttccattgccttcttggcatcagtttttacatggaagggtagtggctagagaaggaaatgtgtccacatgacaggtttttcataaatatagtaggagtggtcaagagaagaaaacctcaggaatacgagtggaagcaggtcatttaatataccaaatgcgtactttcaatgtatgtttgtgtttccgagtccacgcttgttctactcgtgcattataggccaacacatcaggagacaaggatttggggcaagaaatagcggctttaatttgtaaagccagcggagaagatggtagaccaatgtcctggagaaccatcatcccaagtcagaattcaggctcttcttatattaaaaaggggaagcgggaatgcttggttgttgcaaacttggtgtatgaattctttgttgttagaatcctttgttcttgcagctcttcacctgggtcagatccgtgtaaacctccaacaagcaaatgttattttctattctgtatcttgttatctttatacgaatggaaaagtgataatatccttcaaagtcagagccttgagaatagggtctcctgtatatttcaggatctaggcaacattgtttcacaaaaggtgcagaaacagcaagactaagcctaggaaacagggcacaggtttaaagtcaaaggaacagatctaatatggagtcagatttgttctttcctatttcagtagtgccatggagaaggcactgtgggcagctttctgtagggtcctggaggctttctctctcagcctctgtgcgcctctattgaaaacccgtcatcgctatctggcctgctggaaaaccagtccgcctgttttgccctgaagttgtgttctgtttataactcatctctactccttggaaaacaactcaataaaaactcagttggtttcccaccagccctgagcaggggtgagggatagcatgttattattttattaaaaaaatatataaaagagttttaaaacagcactgggcacataggagagagacaatcaatgcttcctggcttaaatcgaaaatgatgactcagtgagtctatggctgctgtatttgctgagctagttactcctttgctccattacacatttattttaactgaaaaagaaatatatgcatatggttaaaaaaattcaaacagagcaaaaaatactcaagtgaaagaagttttccctcatcctctgttcttacatgcctccctggagatgccaatgtttacaatcctttgtgtgcttttccagatatgctatgcaagttcccaccaatgtatgcaaattcctttaaagttttacttatttttaactttaagggatttaaatcctcaagtggcttctgccacagtaatagaaaagaagaaatctgactccatattagatctgttcctttgactttaaccctgtgctctgtctcctaggcttcttcttgcttgtaaaacaatgttgcctagagcctaaaatatacaggagagcctattctgaaggctctgacctttaagggtatttaacacttttccaatcatataaagataacacgttgcagaatagaaaataacgtttgttttgttggaggtttacagggatctgacccagggagatagctgcaagaacaaaggattctaacaagaaggaattcctacaccaagaagtttgcaaaaaccaagcacataggaaagcagcctgaattctgacttgggagatggttttccaggacattagtttgccatctaggtctacagaaacttgctattccatgccccaacacttggtctcccaacttactggcctgtcctgcactgaggagaatgaatttggactcaataacacttctacctacctagcaagttggacactgggactgagggcagctctcccacacacaggggcctacggtgagcccttgattattccccgaggttggggtgtggtttacccaggagggatggggactctacaccaacactcaggcagtctgctcctcctggggctctgacattttacctcccgctccctgccagcccaacatttgggacagtggagctaaggcagagatcgtgcctgcctgtttcccagcgtgtaaaaggggaatatgtactcttcccaaggtagttctgagaaacaacacctgcgggtgcttggttccctgagcaacagtaaacctagctccttgtgggggcaacgggtatgatacccgtagggtttctgcagagaccttagctggagggctgggccagggacgtaaaatatgagctgtgggcaatgacgggtaagagaagggtgtataggcaggactgctgcctccttcggggtgccacaagaggtaaaacgctttctccccatctctgttactcccctcccaattccagataactgccttccctctgctcctcctgtccatgtgtctccctccacttttccccgcctcccctcctcctcccctattctccctccctcggttccccttctctctcaggacccagagcggatcgctggccctcctgcgcatgcgcagttgctgccagctggaccgcgggttggaagctccagctccgagccggggatcggccccaatggcttctcagctctgtcgccctgtaggcctttggctactgcctggggccggggcctctggctgtggaagtgcaaggtgaggggatatcgggaaaggggtgaggcggctgcgggagggcggtcggcgtgtcacagccccccagggcgccagtcagcgtgtgttcagctggattgctcgggccagacccctctgcccgcgccacctgccccggcgcaccggccacagctgcccagggccaggtgtgcccctgccgcctcttgacccagccgggctcccctcagtccgcggctggcatccgcttcccctctcccgccggcgagtcctcccctcccggtcttcctctccttggccgccgacccgtccccaccactgggcgggctgtgtcccgggcgggcggggtctgcacacccggacggggcgggcggcttgggctggggctggggctggcctccgagcggggctgcagcccgcgtcccccaccccgctctccctgccccgcgaccccggggctgccttcctctccctttcccgatccctgaggtccagattagcggcgtgggcgctgctccccaggctgagagcccgcggctgtaactcccagcttctcctggtggagtcgggaaaagggagcggcagtgctgagggagcttctgtctccttgatcaggatttctgccccaggtaagtaccttgaacactttcaggtgttatgatggcggtgcttgttgatgtcacatgtttttatactgagagggattacagtggtgaaagcagggcttggttcagttaaaaatgagctgaaggcatgaggctgtctcatcctccatcattcactctcccagggtgaaacgtgagaccgtcgatcttaaaaagatacttatagtccgtaactagtccagcccagctactgtgtgttaacaggaacagcacaacctgaggcgttggagacccagggacattgcactcctaaagagctcctggcaaaatctggtttgttttgtttttttttgtttgtttgttttacttaaattgtgggacagactagtagtatagagggaaaaataattggcaagaaggattttttcatataacagctttattgtgatattgttcacacaccatgaagtccacccacttgaatgttacaattcagcagcttttagcatattcacatttgtgcaaccattattattccagaacgttttcatcacatcagaaagaccagttgaaatgcatgacctatccaccccttcccagtggtggttctaaagaagtttcttggctgttcctgaccataaattaacttgttacattccatgaaatatctgggaggaattctaatcagaattgcaatgaatctgtctatcaaagcaggaagaattaatgtctttatggcataaacttcttctacacatgaatatatctgggaccctatcttttcatctgtccagagccaggcctatgggaaatcctcattaattcttgggtttgtgaatgatgagattcaatacatcattagatggaactgtagcctttcactgaagagaaaagtaacctcgtagaagccaagtgattctctgatggttagaatgagagaccgccagtgctggagtattcgagtggacttggtgcttgcagagttctccaccacctacagctaaggggattaccgtgttcttttacttttttctttatggcgttgcttttatttttacttattatataaaattattttttattgaagtgttgtaaatttaccatgttagcttcagatgtacagcagagattcagttataagcttatgcatatgtatataaatgtttttcagattgtttctagtacaactcattacaagaaattgaaaatagtaccctgtgctatatagtaggtccttgtcatttattttatatttattaatgtgtatctgttaatcctccctttcctgcctgctaacaacagtttgctttctatgtccatgagtctatttctagcagcaccgtttttgctagcaatatatgctggttggctcttttctgtttcagtagttccatcttatgtgtgggcgtttttcttctggtgggcctgtgtgtggtttgcacacgtgataatagagatctgtatttgggagaactccaggcctcgtgtagtccctcgtatggagcgcccactgaactgatgcttgaacttggaaaaaaacagtaaatgttggaatttccactatggttgagacttccaggtttctataacctctttagcccacctaaattttggctgcacccaatactggataatttggtggaacttcatggtatggtggtgtagagacagggccttgtatgcttcttctctttcctttttctaacaatcattttcctgggccttccaggtactcccccagaagggcccagggctggcttggtgctgcactgaggcaatatttgttaataagtccctttcctcatctcttctgagcctccatttccttctctacacaatgagggcttagactagataagtgcttttcagtttcttttaaagccatgtttcctttgagaaacagaaaattcaaatctctcctcccatcacaaccctttagattttgacacgtcctccaaggagtcacatagctctttgtggtaaattgacgtgattgtgattccacgtggcacagaaaagactcttcagagatttattgcagggagagggcaggaaaggggcagtatgtcacactttcttgtgtgagcactggagcaaaggcttgggtttaaatacagtgtctgatgtggcatctctctaatcttgcacaatgtgataaacctctatccctagtttcttaatgtgtcaagttggggtggtaatgttttaaggcttttgtgaaacattatacacataagccatttgtgtctcggtagatacaagacctgctagagagtcggaatttctttaaaaatacatatatattgtccacatcactctgtctgtgtgtattttgaagttcctggagggtgagggttgagtgtaatgtccatcgtgggacaggtggcccatgggtctgtgtgcctcagattgccccctcctccccagtcctcttcctctcagtccaggatgaagttccctagtagatttacacacaggtcttgtggaaatggcttttcattttattgtttcaccaaggagggttgccatcatgatctctgtggtcaggttttggtgacctgaaggctatgcaattggggatttctattttataaaaagaaaaaaaattacaaatacaaaattagacctaggttggtggcaggggcttttgaaagtggggaccattagcttttttagcttcaggtgcagtggcctctggccacgaggacacatcctcatgctctgaatttggagggaccagtgggttcagtgggaatatttactgagtgcatctcatgggctgcgcattctcttatttgtactgtgtgttccttatttgagatggtgagctgatttaaactcaatagcctctttaaaataatagactttttatttttagatgtaatgtagattcccatgtagttgtaagagataatatggagagggcctatggactctttgcccaattttctttaatagttccatcttgcaaagttggggtactattcattcgtgactcactaacccttttaggtttgtgttattgccctcatttctatttatgaataaactggtgttgagagaagcacacaggtctgcccaggtcacccacgtggttagtgaagatttgggtggaacgtgggcttggcatttccaagcagtaccattatgatggtctgtggcagggagcagcattcactttgcttgtttattcattcattcaacaaacatttattgaataaactctgtgggtcagatgctttcatagggttatctgattcttcagcagtatggagaatcaggtaatgttttctttttctttttttttttaatatgagaaaaatatctctgagaggttataatctccccaagggaaaaatagctcataaatgagggatagtacatttgtacagttccttcttcttatgcaggtggtaccctaggcattttacatttgcaaacttccataatccagatatattcttgtaaggcaagaagtttttttttaattgaagtatagtcaagtttacaatgttgtgtcaattgcaaggtggtttgttttgaattttgaatggagaaaatattttttgagtgggttaattaagtttatttatttgtttcatttttctaaaatgaggtactgaggattgagcctaggtccttgaacatgctaagcacgtgctctaccactgaactgtaccctcctccccaaagcaagttttcttacccattattctgcaccttaggagttcaaataaattggcgttgaaatccagatattttgatcctactatggttctttgcattatatcctgctgaggggtggggaagcagttcctttattcattcatttattcagcagttttgagcaccgactttgcatcagggcctgcctaggtgcttggaaacagaaaacaagaaatgatccttttctgcaggggatggaagcctagaccaaaagctgggtaatgtgatctgagcttcagtagccatgtgcagacgctgagggcaaacttatccccgatttgcttggacttcccttgccttctggctggtgcacaccaggtcgccgcatcccagtgaggcccgcagcccacagcacagtatgtacatcgatttaccctcccttctcggcagcgcctgcaacatgaacgcccctgactacatgcagtgcgctgaggaccgccagactctcccgattgtggtccaacccgtggggatcatcttagagaatttcttttgcatctataatggaatctccttggtgagccagatcagaccgtgcggctcccagtgggcactctgtatctactataggtatctctatgcgcccgagaatggatggagtgacttccagacccaccgcaatgtcaagggccttgtcaccattactgactgcctcttggccaagaccttctagaagctccacgcacagaggagctgtatggcaccacgctctacgactctcagctctttgtctttgtgctgtatggggaggtggccgagcagccgcacaccgacgtggccttcaatctatgaggactgcagggtggtggagaagaggatcggcgacttcactgagtcactcttcatcttgcccaagtccaagtggctggatggggaccccgaaaattctggggagaagacccccctcctctacatcctatttgagaaggaggacttcgtgggactggacacagacagcaggcaagtcaacctgaaggccgggccaccctggctgtgtgacagattgcttccctacatccagaatgggatcatcaaggaggagggctttcttgtagccaaggcgggaaggaggtgtagcccgccggttttcagacgtttaaaactaaatccgcctttgtttcagagagatccttttagggttagtgtggacacttactcccctctttcagccaggacacttggggggacccctggagttgctgtccaatagagtagccacagctactgttgttagtagtgctggggaggaggccggtctgagctgagatgtgctgtaggtcaaatgcacatcagacgctgaaacttgtctagtaaaaagaatataaactatcttgttactttctatattgattacacgtcaaaatgatagtattttacatacagtagaataagtaaggtctgttcttaaatcagttacttggttctttttttgttgttacattttaaacgtggcaactgagaaacattatttacatgactctcatttcattcctgttggacagcctgtcctgggacagtttcatccctttgcttataaatgagactctgaatcccgagacgcagaacgaggtgctggttgagctcagggtggagccgatgtcttctgcctcccaggcccagcaccagcacggctcaggccctctcccctgcctgacagccaccatgccaagttagggcatcagaaacactgccaggggcttccgaattagctccttacgcagggaaaggcatgtcacggtgtatgggacacagcagggaaaaattcgtcctcactttgtccctgtgattaggtcaaagaccccactctgccttggaagtgcagatgatctcttctgggctgcctaacccctcaccctctactatgtttccctgtgtatctttcaagctgtccctcgggcagaagagggtgagacgtctttgccgagaggtggtccccctttactggggagagtgaggtgagctgtgtccccccggcctacggcctcgggccttgagtctggagagcgctcatggcggtcccacaggtgacggtcggaggacatggcacgtgctgccgggcccgctgtgcaggaggggctctgtgattctctgtgattctaaggtcagattctactttcttgttgttggtaagatggaggagaagatgccagagaattgataaaaagaaaatccacaccagtcctgtgaatgacagacacaggggatccgtgtcccacctgcgtgtggtgcctggcaggctctggaataattttcacttcctccccggacattcctctatggcttaaggaaggggagaggcatgtcgtggccatgatctgtacttgtcctcacagggccctgtgatctacatgcccacactacacttctgctccttggagatgaggtgtcaggtttaggaaactgggcactgctgagggcatagctgccagaaccgtgctacaccaaggctggctccgttcacctcacctgtcacctcctgttgagtcctaaggcgtcattcaaggtaggtgcatcggtgcaatgaaagcagggacctccttcaccccctggacagactggtggttgatcagtggaagcctggagccctgccccagccccacgccagtgcctcctattttgtcataggaggcactggtgacatttttgctcagcaactgcttggctctgattctgcagagc
It encodes the following:
- the LOC140687534 gene encoding uncharacterized protein, giving the protein MVFQDISLPSRSTETCYSMPQHLVSQLTGLSCTEENEFGLNNTSTYLASWTLGLRAALPHTGAYDNCLPSAPPVHVSPSTFPRLPSSSPILPPSVPLLSQDPERIAGPPAHAQLLPAGPRVGSSSSEPGIGPNGFSALSPCRPLATAWGRGLWLWKCKVRGYRERGEAAAGGRSACHSPPGRQSACVQLDCSGQTPLPAPPAPAHRPQLPRARSRLAAWALLPRLRARGCNSQLLLVESGKGSGSAEGASVSLIRISAPGTAQPEALETQGHCTPKELLAKSAVQEFLIDPVLRNSFRVGKTSASQNPQFQM